One genomic window of Sulfurovum lithotrophicum includes the following:
- a CDS encoding condensin complex protein MksE has translation MDIANVFEILSQGKIISSNSKKYSEYTRHLMDEEVFDEFYDAASTLGYILHGEGGYFYLSKKGQMNKDEMEAYIAKHTDAILAISILRQLRPQIDRGSFIVYTDLIHEYKMQEKEDSSIANRLNMLVSGKGNVDLKSAFDALFDRLRKFDLIERIGNNDQDKYKVLDAIDYYIKIIELSEPNSRESK, from the coding sequence ATGGATATAGCCAATGTTTTTGAAATCTTGTCTCAGGGGAAGATTATTTCATCTAATTCAAAAAAATATAGTGAATACACACGACATCTTATGGATGAAGAGGTCTTTGATGAGTTTTATGATGCTGCATCTACTCTAGGTTACATCTTGCATGGTGAAGGAGGGTACTTTTACCTCTCAAAAAAAGGGCAGATGAATAAAGATGAGATGGAAGCGTATATTGCCAAACATACAGATGCAATCTTGGCTATCTCCATACTTAGACAATTGAGACCACAGATAGATAGAGGAAGTTTTATTGTCTATACAGATTTGATACATGAATACAAAATGCAGGAGAAAGAAGACAGTTCCATCGCCAATAGACTTAATATGCTTGTATCAGGCAAAGGCAATGTAGATCTTAAAAGTGCTTTTGATGCACTGTTCGATCGACTTAGAAAGTTTGATCTCATAGAGAGAATAGGTAACAATGATCAGGATAAATATAAAGTGCTTGATGCGATTGATTACTATATAAAGATCATTGAACTCTCTGAGCCTAATAGTAGGGAGAGCAAATGA
- a CDS encoding SH3 domain-containing protein, with protein sequence MIKFLILYFLFSSVSGWTGEVPLFAYVVNLSPHDTLNVRSSPDYHAKKTGALPLDARVGVDSCKKVGHSTWCKVFHLAQYDYDAFGYGAKPGWVNARYLTFSDRGYVLVEGEGNCDYVLGCSHGKCDIVSHIATRSDKVVGIETQKIARSRLKGASHFGAASKEMDGYCVTGRYIEDYLKEKALKTLRSKYDDSAYQKAVYFIRDFDVMWPEKISKYMHSNIGLQVSYRTCFGKESRLFTDHEIYTMEKNRSRVLFWRHTEGRGDKIYKSLYDVMKSMQLPVSEINQVKPLTSLRGFPCPKHRQCKGYAFLHINEDSDTKEYDWQGLVVILEKYQGKWYIVGLLKDRWTI encoded by the coding sequence ATGATAAAGTTTTTAATTCTCTATTTCCTTTTTTCTTCTGTTTCAGGATGGACAGGGGAGGTACCCCTCTTTGCCTATGTCGTAAATCTATCTCCCCACGATACTTTGAATGTAAGGAGTTCTCCTGACTATCATGCAAAAAAAACAGGTGCTTTGCCTCTTGATGCCAGAGTAGGTGTAGATAGCTGCAAAAAAGTGGGACATTCGACATGGTGTAAGGTATTTCATCTTGCTCAGTATGACTATGACGCGTTTGGATACGGTGCCAAGCCTGGGTGGGTCAATGCCCGTTATCTAACGTTTTCCGATAGAGGTTATGTACTTGTTGAGGGAGAAGGAAACTGTGACTATGTACTTGGATGCAGTCACGGTAAATGTGATATAGTCTCCCATATTGCAACAAGAAGTGACAAAGTAGTCGGTATTGAAACCCAAAAGATAGCCAGAAGCAGACTCAAAGGAGCAAGTCATTTTGGTGCCGCATCCAAAGAGATGGACGGCTATTGTGTGACAGGTCGGTATATCGAAGATTATCTGAAAGAGAAAGCGTTGAAAACACTGCGCAGCAAATATGATGACTCCGCTTACCAAAAGGCGGTATATTTTATAAGAGATTTTGATGTGATGTGGCCGGAAAAGATTAGCAAATATATGCACAGCAACATTGGCTTACAGGTATCGTATCGGACCTGTTTTGGTAAGGAGAGCCGGCTTTTTACCGACCATGAGATATATACGATGGAGAAGAACCGAAGCCGAGTGCTTTTTTGGAGGCATACGGAAGGCAGGGGAGATAAGATATATAAAAGTCTGTATGATGTGATGAAAAGTATGCAGCTGCCTGTATCTGAGATCAACCAGGTAAAACCGCTGACTTCTTTGCGTGGATTTCCCTGTCCAAAACATAGACAATGCAAAGGATATGCCTTTTTGCATATTAATGAGGACTCAGATACCAAAGAATATGACTGGCAGGGATTGGTGGTGATACTTGAGAAGTATCAGGGAAAATGGTATATTGTTGGTTTATTGAAAGACAGGTGGACGATATAG
- a CDS encoding ATP-binding protein yields the protein MIRRMILINSANFDLVDIDLSKDVFFLGDNASGKTTTTRAIHYLYNAEGRQLGIPSDKDSFEKYYFPYDNSYIVYVFDDFFMMAFKRSGKVQKWFSKQPFDLERVISNGILVEHDLIRAYLKDVSSYRPQTNAEYRKIIYGQERRYTDFSIASIKNYDAFLEVYNMVFNVDKAIVDMKSIKKAIQKSLQKDDEILSLDFDTYIADMTAFKRDYDFFKKFDRQRDNIKKSVDVMEELVALEETIQLLLGKIRYNQESDKEKLPELKVAYDTEEEALKAFKRRVKHWERRLGVLENKVRDQITDFIIKIKELEVLEEKYSPIQYEEAVNIAAKKNGLKKESEELTISIGKLEEEQSSIVKEIESRIEQLTRKTNVDILAEGRETFRKRKELEENQCDNDIAIIEAEFVEIFSEIEKKIEELQSALSVEEENVETLKKSYESQSDSLSQEYEAEQERSSKEQEKIANQIAEKESVLDRSSRQVVQEERTIEEYKNDYLQARFERAEKLNSVRLYNNTRIKEYQTLLSHEPNTLKAFLAEEVDGWEEHIYPVIDKELLSKSRDVLKPVADFKSTSTLFGVTMDLTSLKVYPTAEELHEKIVQHKEDRKISLVKAREEDRVLKAEYDHFLNQANLTIDNIKSEIKLEQENLGVLQVKLSELKQEHIQRKQRYQDNKEKLKEQFEMQKKKHVERINRIKQEKKTQKDEEKIQNNHKKRQIEQRKKDLEFNVKALRSQVQSEIESARAEVRKEIEKLESEKKTKTEDELLSEYKNQRAAKEDELKECYRAEAFLDEYDEKQKEIATLPIIKKEHKRTETFLSNIKGKINHKIEVSKKQSKSLEEEHQKNSVRLKKLKDGIGKSDALEVDLSTIEKIEEPGELDKLVDAYELQNRGYQNLRIDFKSLLSRLASLEYNAIIDINLSIEKFDEVASIASLEHIKDSLEELHKFSMISYDNQKRSRHADFTNYLSNIIPQKLGTFNDLEDRFEQQKNRINRNLNKVDFGAIKQISLEMDKSKGNNNSIASLMQSLNSKVVSARTMFEDKTSLFFDKPKSIENIDAIIETLGKIKKQSEGGAIHIFDTIDLTISYVENGVKKKGLSHLKNDSSSGGNILLKVAITISILALFANKADKDTPFFLIVDEISRLKHQNQENLKKFINDHGFRTLFITPDPVYPDPEAAMYYMFRNSGNEKGGLEIAQMNIV from the coding sequence ATGATTAGACGAATGATATTGATTAACTCAGCCAATTTTGACCTTGTAGATATTGACCTCTCTAAAGATGTGTTTTTTCTTGGTGACAATGCTTCAGGTAAAACAACAACAACCCGTGCGATTCACTACCTTTATAATGCAGAAGGAAGACAACTGGGAATCCCTAGTGATAAAGACTCTTTTGAAAAGTATTACTTTCCTTACGATAACTCTTATATTGTCTATGTATTTGATGACTTTTTTATGATGGCATTTAAACGAAGTGGAAAGGTGCAAAAATGGTTTAGCAAGCAGCCTTTTGATCTGGAGAGAGTTATTTCTAACGGTATACTTGTAGAACATGACCTTATAAGGGCTTATCTTAAAGATGTAAGCTCTTATCGTCCACAAACCAATGCTGAGTACAGGAAGATTATTTATGGGCAGGAGAGACGCTATACGGACTTCTCTATTGCATCCATTAAAAACTATGATGCATTTTTGGAAGTCTACAACATGGTCTTTAATGTCGATAAAGCCATTGTCGATATGAAGAGCATCAAAAAAGCCATACAGAAATCTTTGCAAAAAGATGATGAGATCCTCTCATTGGATTTTGATACCTATATTGCAGATATGACAGCCTTTAAGCGAGACTATGACTTTTTCAAAAAGTTTGACAGGCAAAGAGACAATATTAAAAAATCCGTTGATGTGATGGAAGAGCTTGTCGCCCTGGAAGAGACTATACAACTACTACTTGGAAAGATAAGATATAACCAGGAATCGGATAAAGAGAAACTACCTGAGCTCAAAGTTGCATATGATACAGAAGAAGAGGCACTAAAGGCATTCAAACGTAGGGTAAAACATTGGGAAAGAAGATTGGGTGTCCTGGAGAATAAGGTAAGGGATCAAATTACTGATTTTATTATTAAAATTAAAGAGTTAGAGGTATTGGAAGAGAAGTACTCTCCTATTCAATATGAAGAAGCTGTGAATATAGCTGCAAAGAAGAATGGGCTAAAAAAAGAGAGCGAAGAACTTACTATTTCCATAGGAAAACTTGAAGAAGAGCAGAGTAGTATCGTTAAAGAGATTGAGAGTAGGATAGAGCAGTTAACACGGAAAACAAATGTAGATATCTTAGCTGAAGGAAGAGAAACATTTCGTAAGCGAAAAGAGTTGGAAGAGAATCAGTGTGATAACGATATTGCAATCATAGAAGCTGAATTTGTAGAGATATTTTCAGAGATAGAAAAAAAGATAGAAGAGTTACAAAGTGCACTATCTGTGGAAGAAGAAAATGTTGAGACACTTAAAAAAAGCTATGAATCCCAGAGTGATAGCTTGTCTCAGGAGTATGAAGCAGAGCAAGAAAGAAGCAGTAAAGAACAAGAAAAAATAGCAAATCAAATCGCTGAAAAAGAGTCCGTACTAGATAGATCGTCCAGACAAGTTGTACAGGAAGAGAGAACGATCGAGGAATATAAAAATGATTATCTCCAAGCACGATTTGAAAGGGCTGAGAAACTTAATAGTGTACGCCTATATAACAATACAAGAATAAAAGAGTATCAAACGCTTTTGAGTCATGAACCCAATACACTCAAAGCATTTTTGGCTGAGGAAGTGGATGGATGGGAAGAACATATCTATCCTGTGATAGATAAAGAGCTGCTTTCAAAATCGCGTGATGTGCTAAAGCCAGTAGCAGATTTTAAATCTACCTCTACGCTTTTTGGTGTGACTATGGATCTTACTTCTTTGAAGGTTTATCCTACAGCAGAAGAATTACATGAAAAAATTGTGCAACATAAAGAAGACAGAAAGATTAGCCTAGTAAAAGCTAGAGAAGAAGATAGGGTTTTGAAGGCTGAGTATGATCATTTCCTGAATCAAGCTAATCTAACAATAGATAATATTAAGAGCGAAATAAAGTTAGAGCAGGAGAATTTGGGCGTACTACAGGTAAAACTTTCTGAATTGAAACAGGAGCATATACAGCGCAAACAACGGTATCAGGACAACAAAGAAAAGCTCAAAGAGCAATTTGAAATGCAAAAAAAGAAGCATGTTGAGAGAATTAACCGTATCAAGCAAGAGAAGAAAACACAAAAAGATGAAGAGAAGATCCAAAACAATCATAAAAAGCGTCAGATAGAACAGCGTAAAAAAGATTTGGAGTTTAATGTTAAAGCGTTGAGAAGTCAAGTGCAATCTGAAATAGAGAGTGCAAGAGCTGAAGTTAGAAAAGAGATAGAAAAATTAGAATCTGAAAAGAAGACCAAAACAGAAGATGAACTACTAAGTGAGTATAAGAATCAAAGAGCAGCAAAGGAAGATGAGCTTAAAGAATGTTACCGTGCTGAAGCATTTTTAGATGAGTATGATGAAAAACAAAAAGAGATTGCTACGCTACCCATTATAAAAAAAGAGCATAAAAGAACAGAGACTTTTTTAAGCAACATCAAGGGAAAAATAAATCATAAAATAGAAGTATCAAAAAAACAATCCAAAAGCTTAGAAGAAGAACACCAAAAAAACAGTGTGAGACTTAAAAAATTGAAAGATGGAATTGGGAAATCAGATGCATTGGAAGTTGATTTATCGACTATTGAAAAGATTGAAGAACCAGGAGAGCTTGACAAACTTGTAGATGCATATGAATTGCAAAACAGAGGATATCAAAATCTCAGAATTGATTTTAAGTCATTACTCAGCAGATTGGCTAGTTTGGAATACAATGCAATTATCGATATCAATCTGAGTATTGAGAAGTTTGATGAAGTGGCATCCATCGCGTCACTTGAGCACATTAAAGATTCACTTGAAGAGTTACATAAATTTAGTATGATTTCTTATGATAATCAAAAGAGATCAAGACATGCAGACTTTACCAACTACTTGAGTAACATTATCCCCCAGAAGTTGGGTACTTTTAATGATCTTGAAGATCGTTTTGAACAACAAAAAAATAGAATAAACAGAAATTTAAACAAGGTAGATTTTGGTGCTATCAAGCAGATCTCTTTAGAGATGGATAAATCTAAAGGCAATAACAATTCTATTGCATCCTTGATGCAATCACTAAACAGCAAAGTCGTAAGTGCCAGAACGATGTTTGAAGACAAGACATCACTCTTTTTTGATAAGCCTAAATCAATTGAAAATATTGATGCCATTATTGAAACACTCGGTAAGATCAAAAAGCAGAGTGAGGGTGGGGCAATACATATCTTTGATACCATTGACCTGACTATCTCTTATGTAGAAAATGGTGTGAAGAAAAAGGGATTAAGCCATCTTAAAAATGACAGCTCTTCAGGTGGAAATATTCTCTTAAAAGTGGCAATCACTATCTCTATTTTAGCCCTGTTTGCCAACAAAGCAGACAAGGACACGCCGTTCTTTTTGATCGTTGATGAGATATCAAGACTCAAGCACCAAAACCAGGAGAATCTAAAGAAATTCATTAATGATCATGGCTTCAGAACACTCTTCATTACCCCAGATCCAGTATACCCTGATCCTGAAGCAGCAATGTATTACATGTTTAGAAACAGTGGCAATGAAAAAGGTGGATTGGAAATAGCTCAGATGAATATTGTGTAA
- a CDS encoding AAA family ATPase, which translates to MELIYLWTKKYKNLEGGYKLSSKYNVKYEKEIIHLEPNSFFIDNFFDEKNKINITAIIGENGSGKSSIMKLIIQLLYADFSSKNELNKDSFLIVEIETKFYCIYTNNRSQIKLKINGENREFSTYDKNFYTIYFNYMLDSLKDDSTENWIDDIYHKSDDYTVPILLEPYKKDNNVNINNLNYLTRQRMILHKQSFDKNKFLSDIFEPIEVTVKIDTNKVIKILTLPNDSKKYHFTHEIKNNYESIFSDIYSLIKEISKQEELIQQLEKDSADEFDIQSKKEDLTTLYNNLDDEIYNIPLFILNKLYIANKIDKYNIINSQKISEGKIGAMTIGSKLLIRNVVFEGDNVGAEIMDETHSTLKLRNAIKFHEYIVPSYESNLTLLNKEKTFSIEDKRLQCLPSWFEVKFRDKHNRTFTSLSAGEKSFYILLTTLIYQINNIVTRMGTIRGAYYHVLIMLDEADLGLHPKWQRQYLYNIVETLKETSLDLSYHVICTSHSPFIVSDLPKDNILFLDKGKSSNLQDILYTFGENIHTLLNDSFFMQKDMMMGKIAEHKLRDCFDFFEKIFENDKEIEKIEMYYVDEKSTEKKDSNLKNKLNRLKENKDNLKIKYEKNYQYYHGLQNIIGEEYLQIAFKNSLDECNKLFNISDEHNLSDRDRLIKALEKDPSLATKLIKDIE; encoded by the coding sequence ATGGAGTTAATATATTTATGGACAAAAAAATATAAAAATTTAGAGGGTGGTTATAAACTTTCTTCAAAATACAATGTTAAATATGAAAAGGAAATAATTCATTTAGAACCTAATTCATTTTTTATTGATAACTTTTTTGATGAGAAAAATAAAATAAATATTACTGCTATTATTGGAGAGAATGGTAGTGGAAAAAGCAGTATAATGAAATTAATTATTCAACTGTTATACGCTGATTTTTCTTCTAAAAATGAACTAAATAAAGATAGTTTTTTAATTGTGGAAATTGAAACTAAATTTTATTGTATTTATACTAATAATAGATCACAGATTAAATTAAAAATAAATGGTGAGAATAGAGAGTTTAGTACCTATGATAAAAATTTTTATACAATATATTTTAATTACATGTTAGACTCATTAAAGGATGATTCTACTGAAAATTGGATTGATGACATATATCATAAGTCAGATGATTATACTGTACCAATTTTACTTGAACCATACAAAAAAGATAATAATGTCAATATTAACAATCTTAATTATTTAACTAGACAAAGAATGATACTGCATAAGCAATCATTTGATAAAAATAAATTTTTAAGTGATATATTTGAACCTATTGAAGTAACCGTAAAGATAGATACAAATAAAGTAATAAAAATATTGACACTTCCAAATGATTCTAAAAAGTATCATTTTACACATGAGATTAAAAATAATTATGAATCAATTTTTTCTGATATTTATAGTTTAATCAAAGAGATTTCTAAGCAAGAAGAGTTGATACAACAGTTAGAAAAAGATAGTGCTGACGAATTTGATATTCAATCAAAAAAAGAAGACTTGACTACACTATATAATAATTTGGATGATGAGATATATAATATTCCATTATTTATTCTTAATAAATTATATATTGCTAATAAAATAGATAAATACAATATAATTAATAGTCAGAAAATTAGTGAGGGTAAAATTGGAGCTATGACGATTGGTTCAAAACTACTAATTCGAAATGTAGTTTTTGAAGGTGATAATGTAGGTGCTGAAATTATGGATGAGACACATAGTACATTAAAACTTCGTAATGCAATAAAGTTTCATGAATATATAGTACCTAGTTATGAAAGTAATTTAACATTATTGAATAAAGAAAAAACTTTTTCAATAGAAGATAAACGCTTACAGTGTTTACCTAGCTGGTTTGAAGTGAAATTTAGAGATAAGCATAATAGAACTTTTACAAGTTTAAGTGCTGGAGAAAAATCATTTTATATTTTATTAACTACATTAATTTATCAAATTAATAATATTGTTACTAGAATGGGAACAATAAGGGGAGCATATTATCATGTTCTAATAATGCTAGATGAAGCTGATCTGGGTCTTCACCCAAAATGGCAACGACAATATTTATATAATATTGTTGAGACCCTGAAGGAAACTTCATTGGATTTAAGTTATCACGTGATATGTACATCACATTCTCCTTTTATTGTCTCAGATTTACCAAAAGATAATATTTTGTTTTTAGATAAAGGGAAATCTAGTAACTTACAAGATATTCTGTATACATTTGGTGAGAATATTCATACATTACTAAATGATTCTTTTTTCATGCAAAAGGATATGATGATGGGAAAAATTGCAGAACATAAACTTCGAGACTGTTTTGATTTTTTTGAAAAAATATTTGAGAATGATAAAGAAATAGAAAAAATTGAAATGTATTATGTAGATGAAAAATCAACAGAAAAAAAAGATTCTAACTTAAAAAACAAATTAAATAGACTCAAAGAAAATAAAGATAATTTAAAAATAAAATATGAAAAAAATTATCAATATTATCATGGTTTGCAAAATATTATTGGAGAAGAATATCTTCAAATAGCATTTAAAAATAGTTTAGATGAGTGTAATAAATTGTTTAATATATCAGATGAACATAATTTGAGTGATAGAGATAGGCTAATTAAAGCATTAGAGAAAGATCCTAGTTTAGCAACTAAGTTAATAAAAGATATAGAATGA
- a CDS encoding AIM24 family protein: MAAQWYIEYDDGRKYGPVTIEEARKYVQDDAGGYAWTEGFSGWKPISEVVELTANDTMVATSFSPPSRARGSRLNSADEIDYTIYGEDIQYVEIELDPGESVVSEAGAMMYKNSHIVMDTVFGDGSGSKEDTGGLFDKLVGAGKRLVTGESLFTTVFTHRGNGKATVAFGAPYPGRIIPVDLDEMGGTLICQKDCFLCAAKGVSIGIYFQKKVLTGLFGGEGFIMQKLEGDGLAFIHAGGMLKEIELKDGEELHLDTGCLVAMQPHIHFDLEQAGGIKTGLFGGEGFFFAKLRGPGKIWIQSLPFSRLAGRMLSAAPQAGGKDTGEGSVLGAIGDLAMGDRFNF; this comes from the coding sequence ATGGCAGCACAATGGTACATAGAATATGATGACGGGCGAAAATACGGACCTGTAACGATAGAAGAGGCAAGAAAATATGTGCAGGATGATGCCGGAGGGTATGCATGGACAGAGGGTTTCAGTGGATGGAAGCCGATAAGTGAAGTGGTGGAGCTGACTGCAAACGATACGATGGTAGCCACCTCCTTTTCCCCTCCTTCCCGGGCAAGGGGAAGCAGACTTAACAGTGCCGATGAGATCGACTATACGATCTACGGGGAGGACATCCAGTATGTAGAGATAGAGCTTGATCCGGGAGAGAGTGTTGTCTCAGAAGCAGGGGCCATGATGTATAAAAACAGCCATATTGTGATGGATACAGTGTTTGGGGACGGTTCAGGCTCCAAAGAAGATACGGGAGGTTTGTTTGACAAGCTGGTAGGCGCGGGAAAACGTCTGGTCACAGGTGAAAGTCTTTTTACCACGGTCTTTACCCACAGAGGAAACGGAAAGGCTACAGTGGCTTTCGGTGCACCCTATCCGGGACGTATTATTCCGGTCGATCTTGATGAGATGGGCGGGACGCTCATCTGTCAGAAAGACTGTTTCCTCTGTGCGGCGAAAGGCGTTTCCATCGGTATCTATTTTCAGAAAAAAGTATTGACGGGACTCTTTGGCGGCGAAGGGTTCATTATGCAGAAACTTGAAGGGGACGGACTTGCATTCATTCATGCCGGTGGTATGCTCAAAGAGATAGAACTCAAAGATGGAGAGGAGTTGCATCTCGATACGGGTTGTCTGGTCGCTATGCAACCCCATATCCATTTTGATCTTGAGCAGGCAGGAGGCATAAAGACCGGTTTGTTCGGAGGTGAGGGATTCTTCTTTGCCAAACTCAGAGGGCCGGGCAAAATATGGATACAGTCGCTTCCATTCTCGAGACTGGCTGGCCGTATGCTTTCTGCCGCACCTCAGGCTGGAGGAAAAGATACGGGTGAAGGCTCTGTTCTGGGCGCGATAGGTGACCTGGCAATGGGTGACAGGTTCAATTTTTAG
- a CDS encoding radical SAM/SPASM domain-containing protein, with protein sequence MKFYRAYVEITNVCGLSCSFCPAKELPSMQMDMDFFESIVLQLKPYTKEIACHVVGDPLTLSNLSAYLDIIHRHGMKAILTSSGYFLKKHSYETLFHPAVKQINISLNSYNKNDTALTFEQYITPVLDLCQAKLERGEELFINLRVWNLDEVMSERIFNEILFETLSKAFDVSLDLETIYSEKPKSIRLANKVLVHFDNYFEWPSLENQNYGHGTCQGLQSHIAILASGKVVPCCLDCDGIIELGDLHEESLETILSNERTVNMIEGFKEGKAVEELCRKCSYKERFNTL encoded by the coding sequence GTGAAGTTCTACCGTGCCTATGTGGAGATCACCAATGTCTGTGGTCTGAGCTGTTCTTTCTGCCCTGCCAAAGAGCTTCCTTCTATGCAAATGGATATGGACTTCTTTGAATCTATCGTGCTTCAGCTCAAGCCCTACACGAAAGAGATAGCCTGTCATGTGGTAGGTGACCCCCTGACACTCTCAAACCTCTCAGCATATCTCGATATTATCCATAGACATGGTATGAAAGCTATATTGACGAGCAGTGGATATTTTCTGAAAAAACATAGTTATGAAACACTTTTTCACCCTGCTGTCAAACAGATAAATATCTCTCTCAACAGTTACAACAAGAACGATACGGCACTGACCTTCGAGCAATATATCACTCCCGTACTAGACCTGTGTCAAGCCAAACTTGAAAGAGGAGAAGAACTTTTCATCAATCTGCGGGTATGGAATCTTGATGAGGTGATGAGCGAACGAATATTTAATGAAATTCTTTTTGAAACCCTCTCAAAGGCATTTGATGTTTCACTTGATCTTGAAACGATCTACAGTGAAAAACCGAAATCCATCCGTCTGGCAAATAAGGTCCTTGTACATTTTGACAACTATTTTGAGTGGCCATCTTTAGAAAACCAAAATTACGGCCATGGCACATGTCAGGGATTACAGTCACATATTGCCATTCTTGCCAGCGGCAAAGTGGTACCGTGCTGTCTGGACTGTGATGGCATCATAGAACTTGGAGATCTGCATGAAGAGAGCCTGGAGACCATACTTTCAAATGAACGTACGGTCAACATGATAGAAGGTTTTAAAGAGGGCAAAGCAGTTGAAGAGCTTTGCCGGAAATGCAGTTACAAAGAACGATTTAATACTCTTTAA
- a CDS encoding TMEM43 family protein: MDRFTETSYTGFGQNIGNSLKGFFIGFFLIVGAIILLAWNENRSVEQATALKEMEQKIITLPDTSYQKVNDGKAVLLQGEVKPLHEVVDPEYGVKTDGLVLQRKVQMYQWKEHTQSKSEDKLGGGTETVTTYSYTKEWSEHANNSVSFKHPEGHENPPMTHRGATYSTDAQLGDFYLGKEIINHIGATEGFPGLSQMPDTVADAKNYKAYLYIGENPAKPQIGDTKITYTYAPAGIYTFAGEQAGKTLTYYTTENGKDFLFARYGKVSAKRIFKEELDANALWTWILRGIGLLLMFIGFSMMMGILATLANVIPMLGTLVGGATALVAGALTLVLGSLVIAIAWFSSRPMMSLMILAVGLVIAFVLGKTGKKNTVHRASGAPEPATAHERKTESTPPSRESEKNKEEQENLRQEGSSTPPPRRG, translated from the coding sequence ATGGATAGATTTACAGAAACAAGTTATACCGGTTTTGGACAGAATATAGGCAATTCGCTCAAGGGTTTTTTCATTGGGTTCTTTCTTATTGTCGGAGCGATCATACTGCTTGCATGGAATGAAAACAGGAGTGTAGAACAGGCAACGGCACTCAAAGAGATGGAGCAGAAGATCATAACGCTCCCGGATACAAGTTATCAGAAAGTAAATGATGGCAAGGCTGTGCTGCTTCAGGGGGAAGTAAAGCCTTTGCACGAGGTTGTAGACCCTGAATATGGAGTGAAAACAGATGGGCTTGTGTTGCAAAGAAAGGTGCAGATGTACCAGTGGAAAGAGCATACACAGAGCAAAAGTGAGGATAAGCTCGGCGGTGGGACCGAAACGGTCACAACCTATTCCTACACGAAAGAGTGGTCTGAACATGCAAATAATTCTGTGAGCTTCAAGCATCCCGAAGGACATGAAAATCCGCCTATGACACACCGTGGAGCAACATACAGTACCGACGCACAGCTTGGAGACTTTTATCTTGGTAAAGAGATTATCAATCACATAGGTGCTACAGAAGGCTTTCCCGGTTTGTCACAAATGCCGGACACTGTAGCAGATGCCAAAAACTATAAAGCGTATCTCTATATTGGCGAGAATCCTGCAAAACCGCAGATCGGTGACACAAAGATCACCTACACTTATGCACCTGCAGGTATTTATACATTTGCAGGGGAACAGGCAGGAAAAACATTGACATACTATACAACAGAGAATGGGAAAGACTTTCTCTTTGCACGCTATGGAAAAGTTTCTGCCAAACGTATTTTCAAAGAGGAGCTCGATGCCAATGCATTGTGGACATGGATCTTGCGGGGTATCGGACTTCTGCTGATGTTTATCGGCTTTAGTATGATGATGGGTATTTTGGCTACTTTGGCAAATGTCATACCAATGCTGGGTACACTGGTGGGAGGTGCAACTGCTCTTGTAGCAGGAGCATTGACCTTGGTACTGGGTTCTTTGGTCATTGCCATAGCATGGTTTTCCTCACGGCCGATGATGTCATTGATGATCCTTGCTGTGGGACTTGTTATTGCATTTGTACTTGGCAAGACCGGGAAGAAAAATACGGTTCACAGAGCATCTGGGGCACCGGAACCTGCAACTGCACATGAGAGAAAAACAGAAAGTACCCCACCTTCAAGAGAATCTGAAAAGAATAAAGAAGAACAGGAGAACCTCCGACAGGAGGGCAGCAGTACTCCTCCGCCAAGGAGAGGATGA